The following proteins are encoded in a genomic region of Hippocampus zosterae strain Florida chromosome 2, ASM2543408v3, whole genome shotgun sequence:
- the rerea gene encoding arginine-glutamic acid dipeptide repeats protein isoform X5, with translation MSDMDDLFSPRRRLNSTQGEIRVGPSHQAKLPELQPFPSSGGQAITENEELVWMPGVNDCDLLMYLRAARSMAAFAGMCDGGSTEDGCLAASRDDTTLNALNTLHESSYDAGKALQRLVKKPVPKLIEKCWSEDEVKRFIKGLRQFGKNFFRIRKELLPHKETGELITFYYYWKKTPEAASCRAHRRHRRQPVFRRIKTRTASTPVNTPSRPPSSEFLDLSSASEDDFDSEDSEQELKGYACRHCFTTTSKDWHHGGRENILLCTDCRIHFKKYGELPPIEKPVDPPPFMFKPVKEEEDGLSGKHSMRTRRNRGSMSTLRSGRKKQTASPDGRASPINEDLRSSGRTSPSAASTDSTDSKTDTMKKPGKKIKEEAPSPMKSAKRQREKGASDTEEPERAGAKKSKTQELSRPDSPSECEGEGEGESSDGRSINEELSSDPKDIDQDNRSSSPSIPSPRDNESDSDSSAQQQQLLQSQHPPVIQCQPSTSTAAPPAPPPPPSAASAPSLPPQVSPTAASISLPPLPLPQASPLALIQSGASLHPQRLPSPHSPLTQAPPPGPPVPPPSLPGSHHGPVPPMPHPLQPGPAHMPHPHSLSAQGFPLSQSQVPPPPISGQSQPRPHTPPSQSSSHGGGQPPREQALPPAPMSMPHIKPPPTTPISQMPTPQSHKHPPHVSAPPFPQMPSNLPPPPALKPLSSLSTHHPPSAHPPPLQLMPQGQQLQPPPAQPPVLTQSQSLPSSSGHQPPPAPSLPPSAGVSHPNGPPQLPFSPHPYSTVLPPTGPSASSSNSAPGLQPASSSVPPSSISMPLPASVACAGLGMGLPPVHIKEEPLDETEEPESPPPPQRSPSPEPTVVNTPSHASQSARFYKHLDRGYNSCARTDFYFTPLASSKLAKKREEAVEKAKREAEQKVREEKEREREREKEREREREREKEAERAAKASSSAHESRMGEPQMAGPAHMRPHFDGPPTTIAAVPPYIGPDTPALRTLSEYARPHVMSPTNRNHPFFVSLNPADPLLAYHMPSLYNADPAMRERELREREMREREIRERELRERMKPGFEVKPPEMDALHPSTNPMEHFARHGAITLPPMAGHHPFASFHPGLNPLERERLALAGPQLRPDMSYPERLAAERLHAERMATVANDPIARLQMFNVTPHHHQHSHIHSHLHLHQQDPLHQGSGAHPLAVDPLAAGPHLARFPYPPAAIPNPLLGQPPHEHEMLRHPVFGAPYPRDLPGGLPPPMSAAHQLQAMHAQSAELQRLAMEQQWLHGHHHMHGGPLPGQEDYYSRLKKESDKQL, from the exons ATGTCCGACATGGACGACTTGTTCAGCCCGCGGAG GCGGCTAAACAGCACTCAGGGGGAAATCCGGGTGGGCCCCAGTCACCAA GCTAAGCTACCAGAGCTTCAGCCTTTCCCCTCCTCTGGTGGACAGGCCATAACGGAGAATGAGGAGCTGGTCTGGATGCCGGGGGTCAACGACTGTGACCTTCTCATGTACCTCAGAGCCGCAAG GAGCATGGCCGCCTTTGCAGGGATGTGTGACGGAGGCTCAACAGAGGATGGATGTCTAGCAGCCTCTCGAGATGACACTACATTAAACGCACTCAACACT ctTCATGAGAGCAGCTACGATGCCGGCAAAGCTCTCCAGCGGCTGGTGAAGAAGCCGGTGCCAAAGTTGATAGAGAAGTGCTGGTCTGAGGATGAAGTG AAACGCTTCATTAAAGGGCTGAGACAGTTCGGCAAAAACTTCTTCAGGATCCGGAAGGAGCTCCTGCCTCACAAAGAAACG ggTGAGCTGATTACCTTCTACTACTACTGGAAGAAGACCCCCGAGGCAGCCAGCTGTCGAGCCCATCGCCGACATCGCCGCCAACCCGTCTTTCGGCGTATCAAGACCCGAACGGCTTCAACTCCTGTCAACACTCCTTCCCGTCCACCTTCTAGTGAATTCT TGGACCTCAGTTCAGCCAGCGAAGATGACTTCGACAGTGAGGACAGTGAACAGGAGCTGAAAGGCTACGCTTGCCGCCACTGCTTCACGACCA CCTCCAAAGACTGGCACCACGGGGGCAGAGAGAACATCTTGCTGTGCACAGACTGCCGCATTCACTTCAAGAAGTACGGGGAGCTACCTCCCATCGAGAAGCCCGTGGACCCGCCGCCATTTATGTTCAAACCtgtcaaagaggaagaggatggaCTCAGCGGGAAGCATAGCATGAGGACCAGACGGAACCGAGGCTCG ATGTCAACGCTACGCAGTGGTCGCAAGAAGCAAACAGCCAGTCCCGATGGCCGAGCCTCGCCCATCAATGAGGACCTGCGCTCCAGCGGACGTACTTCCCCCAGTGCCGCAAGTACAGACAGCACCGACAGCAAGACGGACACCATGAAGAAGCCCGGCAAG AAGATTAAAGAGGAGGCTCCTTCACCCATGAAGAGTGCCAAACGGCAGCGAGAGAAGGGAGCTTCAGACACAGAAGAACCTGAGAGGGCAGGTGCCAAAAAGTCCAAAACACAA GAGCTGAGTCGACCAGACTCCCCCTCCGAATGTGAGGGCGAAGGCGAGGGCGAGAGCTCCGACGGACGCAGTATCAACGAGGAGCTCAGCAGCGATCCCAAGGACATTGACCAGGACAACCGCAGCTCTTCTCCAAGCATCCCCAGCCCCCGTGACAACGAGAGCGACTCGGACTCTTctgcccagcagcagcagctcctgCAGAGCCAGCACCCTCCGGTCATCCAGTGTCAGCCAAGCACCTCAACAGCCGCCCCCCCtgccccgccgccgcctccttccGCGGCCTCGGCCCCTTCGCTGCCTCCGCAGGTCTCCCCGACAGCGGCCTCCATCTCTCTgccgcctcttcctcttcctcaagCGAGCCCCTTGGCTCTCATCCAGTCAGGAGCTTCCCTTCATCCTCAAAGGCTTCCCTCTCCACATTCACCCTTGACTCAAGCCCCGCCTCCGGGCCCCCCGGTCCCACCTCCATCGTTACCCGGCTCGCATCACGGCCCCGTGCCACCCATGCCGCATCCGCTGCAACCCGGTCCCGCGCACATGCCTCACCCCCACTCGCTGTCTGCCCAGGGCTTCCCTTTGAGTCAGTCTCAGGTCCCGCCCCCGCCGATATCGGGCCAGTCGCAACCCAGGCCGCATACCCCGCCCTCACAGTCGTCTTCTCACGGCGGAGGACAGCCTCCTCGAGAGCAAGCGCTCCCTCCCGCGCCGATGTCGATGCCTCACATCAAGCCCCCGCCTACGACGCCCATCTCTCAGATGCCCACTCCGCAGTCCCACAAACACCCGCCGCACGTGTCGGCACCTCCGTTCCCGCAGATGCCTTCCAACCTGCCTCCGCCTCCTGCCCTCAAGCCCCTCAGCTCGCTGTCCACCCATCACCCTCCGTCGGCACACCCGCCTCCACTTCAGCTTATGccgcaggggcagcagcttcagCCTCCCCCGGCGCAACCTCCAGTTCTCACCCAGTCCCAAAGCCTCCCTTCATCATCCGGCCACCAGCCTCCCCCAGCTCCTTCACTGCCGCCCTCTGCGGGGGTGTCGCACCCCAACGGGCCGCCGCAGCTGCCCTTCTCCCCGCACCCTTACAGTACAGTTCTACCTCCAACGGGCCCCTCCGCATCCTCATCCAACTCCGCGCCGGGCTTACAACCCGCGTCTTCCTCCGTCCCGCCCTCGTCCATCTCCATGCCGCTGCCCGCGTCCGTCGCTTGCGCCGGCCTGGGCATGGGGCTCCCGCCCGTGCACATCAAAGAGGAGCCGCTGGACGAGACCGAGGAGCCAGAGAGCCCTCCGCCCCCGCAAAGGAGTCCCTCCCCCGAACCCACCGTCGTCAACACGCCGAGCCACGCCAGCCAGTCTGCACG TTTCTACAAGCATCTGGACCGCGGTTACAACTCGTGCGCGAGGACTGATTTCTACTTCACTCCCTTGGCCTCCTCCAAACTGGCCAAGAAACGAGAGGAAGCCGTGGAGAAGGCCAAAAGAGAAGCGGAGCAGAAAGTGCGcgaggagaaggagagagagagggagagggaaaagGAGCGGGAGAGAGAGCGGGAACGAGAAAAGGAGGCTGAGCGAGCGGCG aAAGCCTCCTCTTCGGCCCATGAGAGCAGAATGGGCGAACCGCAGATGGCCGGGCCCGCCCACATGCGCCCCCACTTTGACGGACCCCCCACCACTATTGCAGCTGTGCCTCCCTACATCGGTCCCGACACCCCCGCCCTGCGCACCCTCAGCGAATACGCCCGACCGCATGTCATGTCGCCGACCAATCGAAACCACCCTTTCTTCGTGTCCCTCAACCCCGCCGACCCGCTGCTGGCCTACCACATGCCCAGCCTGTACAACGCCGACCCGGCCATGCGGGAGCGCGAGTTGCGTGAGCGCGAGATGCGCGAGCGGGAGATTCGCGAGCGGGAGCTGCGGGAAAGGATGAAGCCCGGTTTTGAGGTCAAACCTCCCGAAATGGACGCACTCCACCCTTCCACGAACCCCATGGAGCACTTCGCCCGGCACGGGGCCATCACGTTGCCCCCCATGGCCGGCCATCACCCCTTCGCCTCCTTCCACCCGGGCTTGAACCCGTTAGAGCGCGAGCGGCTGGCCCTCGCCGGGCCTCAGCTGCGGCCGGACATGAGCTACCCGGAGAGGCTGGCGGCGGAGAGACTCCACGCCGAGAGGATGGCCACCGTGGCCAACGACCCCATCGCCAGGCTCCAGATGTTCAACGTCACGCCGCACCACCATCAGCACTCACACATCCACTCCCATCTACACCTGCACCAGCAAGACCCTCTTCACCAAG GTTCAGGGGCCCACCCCCTGGCCGTAGACCCCCTGGCAGCCGGACCGCACCTGGCTCGCTTCCCTTACCCGCCTGCCGCCATCCCCAACCCGCTCCTCGGCCAGCCGCCGCACGAACACGAGATGCTGCGCCACCCGGTCTTCG GAGCACCGTACCCTCGGGACCTACCCGGAGGTCTGCCCCCGCCCATGTCGGCGGCCCACCAGCTGCAGGCCATGCACGCCCAGTCGGCCGAACTCCAGAGGCTGGCCATGGAGCAGCAGTGGCTGCACGGCCACCATCACATGCACGGAGGCCCGCTGCCCGGCCAGGAGGACTACTACAG CCGACTGAAGAAAGAGAGCGACAAACAGCTGTAA